A window of the Microvirga terrae genome harbors these coding sequences:
- a CDS encoding L-ribulose-5-phosphate 4-epimerase translates to MLKQLREQVLEANLEVVRRGLVLYTFGNVSGISREDNLVVIKPSGVPYERMKADDLVVADFDGKVVWGELRPSSDLDTHIHLYKSFPQIGGVVHTHSEHAVAWAQACRPIPALGTTHADYFYGPVPITRELTADEIRNDYVRATGVAITDAFGNRDPMEVPAALVAGHGPFAWGRTPDDAVHNAVVLEAVARMAMYTFSLQPNAPGVSQALLDRHYFRKHGATATYGQAEK, encoded by the coding sequence ATGTTGAAGCAGCTGCGCGAGCAGGTTCTGGAAGCCAATCTGGAAGTGGTGCGCCGCGGCCTGGTCCTTTACACGTTCGGCAACGTCAGCGGCATCAGCCGCGAGGACAACCTTGTCGTCATCAAGCCGAGCGGCGTGCCCTACGAGCGCATGAAGGCCGACGATCTCGTCGTCGCGGATTTCGACGGCAAGGTCGTCTGGGGCGAGTTGCGCCCCTCCTCGGACCTCGACACCCACATCCACCTCTATAAGTCCTTTCCGCAGATCGGCGGCGTGGTGCATACCCATTCCGAACACGCAGTTGCCTGGGCGCAGGCCTGTCGTCCAATCCCGGCACTCGGCACCACTCATGCCGATTATTTCTACGGACCGGTCCCGATCACCCGGGAGCTGACGGCCGACGAGATCAGGAACGATTACGTCCGTGCCACGGGCGTGGCCATTACGGATGCTTTCGGCAACCGGGACCCCATGGAGGTGCCGGCCGCCCTCGTGGCCGGCCACGGCCCCTTCGCATGGGGCAGAACGCCCGATGATGCCGTTCACAACGCGGTCGTTCTGGAAGCCGTGGCCCGCATGGCGATGTACACGTTCTCGCTGCAACCGAACGCGCCCGGGGTTTCTCAGGCTCTCCTCGACCGGCATTACTTCCGCAAGCACGGCGCGACCGCGACCTATGGCCAGGCTGAGAAGTAA
- a CDS encoding ribulokinase: MAVVAGVDFGTLSVRVTLVDDRNGPLGLATAEYPLHRKRENPDHATQAHADHMDALARAMRGALDSAGIKGEDVAALAIDTTGSSVVMVGEGLEPLDEYYLWCDHRAKAEAEQITRLAHQEGLEAIEWCGGVYSHEWGFSKLLHWLRHNPDRRDRLVTALEHCDMVAATLTGVTDPARLKRSICAMGHKWMWNPRWGGLPPQDFLSKVDPLFDGIREKLAGDYVTSDVVAGHLTPAWAGRLGLKAGIPIPVGAFDAHWDAIGAGCRVGDVVNVVGTSTCIIAMAENTSLIEGVCGVVPGSVDPKLVGIEAGLSATGDIFEAIARRAGTNVKDLSKGLEQYRSGQTGLLRLTWDNGDRTVLVKADLGGITLGWNLLHTAQDELFAAIEGTAFHTRIILERMAEGGVPVERVINAGGIPQHNAVLNQVYANVLGRPVLVPNGIPTGLGSSIFASLAAKSHPDLDSAQEAICLPFRTFEPDPAAHAIYEQLFAHYRTLYFGFGGVSGPVSLDHILRDLKRIAALPSQPVPPDAMPDP, encoded by the coding sequence ATGGCCGTCGTAGCCGGTGTCGATTTCGGCACCCTGAGTGTCCGGGTCACCCTCGTCGACGATCGCAATGGCCCACTCGGCCTCGCCACGGCCGAGTACCCGCTTCACCGGAAGCGCGAGAACCCCGACCACGCCACCCAGGCCCATGCCGATCACATGGATGCGCTCGCCCGCGCCATGCGCGGTGCCCTCGATTCCGCTGGCATCAAGGGAGAGGACGTAGCGGCACTTGCCATCGACACAACCGGCTCCAGCGTGGTCATGGTGGGTGAGGGACTGGAGCCGCTCGACGAGTATTACCTCTGGTGCGACCACCGGGCGAAGGCGGAAGCCGAGCAGATTACCCGCCTCGCCCATCAGGAGGGCCTCGAAGCGATCGAGTGGTGCGGCGGCGTCTATTCGCACGAATGGGGCTTTTCAAAGCTGCTGCACTGGCTGCGCCACAACCCGGACAGGCGCGACCGCCTCGTCACGGCGCTGGAGCATTGCGACATGGTGGCCGCGACCTTGACCGGTGTCACCGATCCCGCTCGCCTCAAGCGGAGCATCTGCGCCATGGGCCATAAATGGATGTGGAACCCGCGTTGGGGAGGCCTGCCCCCGCAGGACTTCCTGTCCAAGGTGGACCCCCTGTTCGACGGAATCCGCGAGAAGCTTGCCGGCGACTATGTCACGTCCGACGTCGTGGCCGGGCACCTCACGCCCGCCTGGGCGGGGCGGCTCGGCCTGAAGGCCGGCATCCCGATTCCAGTCGGAGCCTTCGACGCCCATTGGGACGCCATCGGGGCAGGCTGCCGGGTCGGCGATGTGGTGAACGTGGTCGGCACCTCGACCTGCATCATCGCGATGGCCGAGAATACGAGCCTGATCGAGGGCGTGTGCGGCGTCGTGCCCGGCAGCGTCGACCCCAAGCTCGTCGGCATCGAGGCGGGGCTGTCGGCCACAGGCGACATCTTCGAGGCGATCGCCCGGCGGGCCGGCACGAACGTCAAGGATCTGTCGAAAGGCCTGGAGCAGTACAGGTCCGGCCAGACCGGCCTGCTGCGCCTGACCTGGGACAACGGCGACCGCACGGTTCTCGTCAAAGCGGATCTTGGGGGCATCACCCTCGGCTGGAACCTATTGCACACCGCGCAGGACGAGCTGTTCGCCGCTATCGAAGGCACTGCCTTCCACACCCGCATCATCCTGGAACGCATGGCCGAGGGCGGGGTACCGGTCGAGAGGGTCATCAATGCGGGCGGCATCCCGCAGCACAACGCGGTGCTGAACCAAGTTTACGCAAATGTGCTCGGCCGACCCGTGCTGGTGCCGAACGGCATCCCGACGGGCCTAGGCTCCAGCATCTTCGCGAGCCTCGCTGCCAAATCGCATCCGGATCTCGACAGCGCTCAGGAAGCGATCTGCCTTCCCTTCCGCACCTTCGAGCCGGATCCGGCAGCCCACGCGATCTACGAGCAGCTCTTCGCCCATTACCGGACCCTCTATTTTGGCTTCGGGGGCGTCTCTGGACCGGTCTCGCTGGATCATATATTGCGCGACCTCAAGCGGATCGCGGCTCTTCCCTCTCAGCCCGTTCCGCCAGATGCTATGCCCGACCCTTGA
- a CDS encoding ABC transporter substrate-binding protein gives MALSRLTLGLAVVAGLAAPAYAKDVKNVGISVGLLGNPFFVATIKGIEAKAKEITPGAKITSVSADYDLNKQFTQMDNFTAAGTDIVMINAVDPKAIEPSVKRAQAGGMVVAAFDVAAAGADVTVMTDNVKAGELACQYIADHLKGKGDVLIVNGPQVSSITDRVKGCKNVFSKFPDIKVLSDNQDAKGSREGGFAVGQSLLTRFPKVDAVFAINDPTAIGINLAAKQLNRNEFIITAVDGAPDIETELKSGNSLIKASASQDPYVMAAQSYELAVGIVNGKKPEKNVILLEPKLITADNIKDYKGWQAVR, from the coding sequence ATGGCACTTTCCCGTCTCACACTCGGCCTTGCCGTCGTTGCCGGCCTGGCCGCTCCGGCCTACGCCAAGGACGTCAAGAACGTCGGCATCTCGGTCGGCCTTCTCGGCAACCCGTTCTTCGTCGCGACCATCAAGGGCATCGAGGCCAAGGCCAAGGAGATCACTCCCGGGGCCAAGATCACGTCCGTGTCGGCGGACTACGACCTGAACAAGCAATTCACCCAGATGGACAACTTCACGGCGGCCGGGACGGACATCGTGATGATCAACGCGGTCGACCCCAAGGCCATCGAGCCGTCGGTCAAGCGCGCCCAGGCGGGCGGCATGGTCGTGGCGGCGTTCGACGTGGCGGCCGCCGGAGCCGACGTCACGGTGATGACGGACAACGTCAAGGCGGGTGAACTCGCCTGCCAGTACATTGCCGACCATCTCAAGGGCAAGGGCGACGTTCTCATCGTGAACGGCCCGCAGGTCTCGTCGATCACGGATCGCGTAAAGGGCTGCAAGAACGTCTTCTCCAAGTTCCCGGACATCAAGGTTCTCTCGGACAACCAGGACGCCAAGGGCTCCCGTGAAGGCGGCTTTGCCGTCGGTCAGAGCCTGCTGACCCGCTTCCCGAAGGTCGATGCCGTGTTCGCGATCAACGATCCGACCGCCATCGGCATAAACCTGGCCGCCAAGCAGCTCAACCGCAACGAGTTCATCATCACGGCGGTCGACGGGGCCCCGGACATCGAGACCGAGCTGAAGTCGGGCAACTCCCTGATCAAGGCCTCGGCCTCCCAGGACCCCTACGTCATGGCCGCCCAGTCCTATGAGCTCGCGGTCGGCATCGTGAACGGCAAGAAGCCCGAGAAAAACGTGATTCTGCTCGAGCCGAAGCTGATCACGGCCGACAACATCAAGGACTACAAAGGCTGGCAGGCCGTCCGCTGA
- a CDS encoding carbohydrate kinase family protein, which translates to MILVCGEALIDLFIGASSQTGFPAEAVAGGSPFNVAIGIGRLGRPAAFLSTLSDDVFGTFLAGKLAESGVSPDYIQRCPNYTTLSVVATDASGQPQYSFYAPNSADRALTPEALPTELPANVSAIAAGSYALGVEPIASAIETLLRREAGSRVISLDPNVRPRVVGDLAIYRERFERLLAHADIVKASDEDVEILYSTHDLAAAARDWLQRGPKLVIVTRGEKGPLAAFGDRIVERLAPRIDVVDTVGAGDTFHAGLLSWLDANNLLTPQGIAGLTDAQVTAALDFAAAAAAIVCTRRGANPPFWAEVEQFMAARA; encoded by the coding sequence ATGATCCTGGTATGTGGCGAAGCCCTGATCGACCTCTTCATCGGGGCATCCTCTCAGACCGGCTTTCCGGCAGAGGCCGTTGCCGGTGGGTCGCCCTTCAATGTCGCCATCGGGATCGGCCGGCTCGGGCGCCCTGCGGCGTTCCTGTCCACCCTGTCGGACGACGTGTTCGGCACGTTCCTGGCCGGAAAGCTCGCCGAATCCGGGGTGAGCCCGGACTACATCCAGCGCTGCCCGAACTACACGACGCTGAGCGTGGTCGCGACCGACGCGTCGGGGCAACCGCAATACTCCTTTTACGCGCCCAATAGTGCCGACCGAGCTCTCACGCCCGAGGCTCTTCCCACCGAACTGCCGGCGAACGTGAGCGCCATCGCGGCCGGCTCATATGCCCTCGGCGTCGAACCGATCGCGAGCGCCATCGAAACCCTGCTGCGCCGGGAGGCCGGATCGCGTGTGATCTCGCTCGACCCGAATGTCCGGCCGCGCGTCGTGGGCGACTTGGCGATTTATCGCGAGCGCTTCGAGCGCCTGCTTGCCCATGCCGATATCGTCAAGGCGAGCGACGAGGACGTCGAAATTCTCTATTCCACCCACGATCTCGCCGCCGCAGCCCGCGACTGGCTTCAGCGCGGCCCGAAGCTCGTTATCGTGACCCGCGGCGAGAAGGGACCTCTGGCAGCTTTCGGCGACAGGATCGTGGAACGCCTGGCTCCCAGGATCGATGTGGTCGACACGGTCGGTGCCGGCGACACGTTCCATGCCGGTCTGCTCTCCTGGCTCGACGCCAACAATTTGCTCACGCCTCAAGGAATCGCCGGATTGACCGATGCGCAGGTCACGGCAGCCCTCGATTTCGCCGCCGCGGCGGCTGCGATCGTCTGCACCCGCCGCGGCGCCAACCCTCCCTTCTGGGCCGAGGTCGAACAATTCATGGCGGCACGCGCCTGA
- a CDS encoding AGE family epimerase/isomerase — protein sequence MTMSQPVLPPVGPTWRSNRFHRKWLFEQANNLFGFFQHGIINPAGGFFDLDDAGQPIETANPVRQIHNTTRMVHCFAIGTLLGRPGCDAIVDHGMNYLWNAHRDAQHGGYVWSLDNDGPKDDTKQAYGHAFVLLAASSAKVVGHPLADRLIQDITKVLEERFWEEQHGAVTEEFSRDWQPLSQYRGQNSNMHLTESLMAAFEATGDRNYLDKAERIAGLIIGRHAAALGYRVAEHFHSDWSLDKEYRGYDVFRPYGTTPGHWLEWARLVLQLWTLGGKRHAWMPEAARELFRQSIELGWDKDKGGFFYALDWDDKPRLPQKLWWPCAEAIGAAAFLNEHSPGDFHEQWYRLLWGFADRHLIDHRQGGWRPELSEDLKPGTTLFTGKPDLYHALQACLIPLFPAAGSLTKVIPEGSASPQS from the coding sequence ATGACGATGTCCCAGCCCGTCCTTCCTCCCGTCGGCCCGACCTGGCGCTCCAACCGGTTCCACCGGAAATGGCTCTTCGAGCAGGCCAACAACCTGTTCGGGTTCTTCCAGCACGGCATCATCAACCCGGCCGGCGGCTTTTTCGATCTCGACGATGCAGGTCAGCCCATCGAGACGGCCAACCCGGTCAGGCAGATCCACAACACCACCCGGATGGTGCATTGCTTCGCCATCGGCACTCTGCTCGGCCGGCCCGGATGCGACGCGATCGTCGATCATGGCATGAACTACCTTTGGAATGCCCATCGCGACGCCCAGCACGGCGGCTATGTCTGGTCGCTCGACAACGATGGTCCTAAGGACGACACGAAGCAGGCCTATGGACATGCGTTCGTGTTGCTGGCTGCGTCGAGCGCCAAGGTCGTCGGTCATCCGCTCGCAGATCGTCTGATCCAGGACATCACCAAGGTCCTCGAAGAACGGTTCTGGGAGGAGCAGCACGGCGCCGTGACCGAGGAGTTCTCCCGGGACTGGCAGCCGTTGAGCCAGTATCGCGGCCAGAACTCCAACATGCACCTGACCGAGTCGCTCATGGCCGCCTTCGAGGCTACCGGCGATCGGAACTATCTCGACAAGGCGGAGCGCATCGCCGGGCTGATCATCGGTCGTCACGCCGCCGCTCTCGGTTATCGTGTCGCCGAGCATTTCCATTCGGATTGGAGCCTGGACAAGGAGTACCGTGGGTACGACGTATTCCGTCCTTACGGCACCACGCCGGGGCACTGGCTCGAATGGGCGCGCCTCGTCCTTCAGCTCTGGACGCTCGGGGGCAAGAGGCATGCCTGGATGCCGGAGGCCGCCCGCGAGCTGTTCCGGCAGTCGATCGAGCTCGGATGGGACAAGGACAAAGGCGGCTTCTTCTATGCGCTGGACTGGGACGATAAGCCGAGGCTCCCCCAAAAGCTCTGGTGGCCCTGTGCGGAAGCCATTGGCGCTGCCGCTTTCCTGAACGAGCACAGCCCCGGCGACTTCCACGAGCAGTGGTACCGCCTTCTCTGGGGCTTCGCCGATCGCCACCTGATTGACCATCGGCAGGGCGGCTGGCGGCCGGAGCTCTCGGAGGACCTCAAGCCGGGAACGACCCTTTTCACCGGCAAGCCCGATCTCTACCACGCCCTGCAGGCCTGCCTGATCCCCCTGTTCCCGGCGGCCGGCAGCCTGACCAAGGTCATCCCCGAGGGCAGCGCCAGCCCTCAGTCCTGA